The following coding sequences are from one Candidatus Rokuibacteriota bacterium window:
- a CDS encoding acyl-CoA/acyl-ACP dehydrogenase, whose translation MTPAASQAIGAELAFTPELSDEERRLRAWVQSICRRLIGPQLTSWERTGRVDAAGVRALAESGLFSLLRRLPDGACQGWAALALALDEVARESASVAWLVLAQNLLRAFLPTELCDGVETGAVVVTLADHEDQSVGPPVGAGLGARVTAGERGMRLTGTKRNVLFASIATHLVVTAGSEAPGGGRFLVRAGERGCLVSPIVPGGLRSAGFGDVALSSAPAIPVCPWTATSAAFSSVWRALGTLIEIANGLAAVAFMVQDARRKRSFGKPLLKWQAIQFKLTDGYLKLSMVRMMAHYFAWVLDQRLHVTGSGLDVDCYAALLRTMYCKLGQEVQEYCVELGSGRAYRVGHPAWRRYMDFVTLLLLAGGDDPDRELLSRTLLRPASTASV comes from the coding sequence GTGACACCAGCCGCCTCCCAGGCCATCGGCGCAGAGCTGGCCTTCACACCGGAGCTCAGCGACGAGGAGCGTCGGCTCCGGGCCTGGGTCCAGTCCATCTGCCGCCGGCTCATTGGACCCCAGCTGACGAGCTGGGAGCGTACGGGTCGGGTCGACGCGGCGGGGGTGCGGGCCCTGGCCGAGAGTGGCCTGTTCTCGCTCCTCCGCCGTTTGCCGGACGGGGCCTGCCAGGGGTGGGCCGCCCTTGCCCTGGCGCTGGACGAAGTGGCCCGCGAGAGCGCGAGCGTGGCGTGGCTCGTGCTGGCGCAGAATCTCCTGCGAGCGTTCCTGCCGACGGAGCTCTGTGACGGGGTCGAGACCGGTGCCGTGGTCGTGACGCTGGCAGACCATGAGGACCAGAGCGTCGGCCCGCCCGTCGGGGCCGGGCTGGGAGCGCGAGTCACCGCGGGCGAGCGGGGCATGCGCTTGACGGGGACGAAGCGAAACGTCCTGTTCGCATCCATCGCCACGCATCTCGTCGTCACAGCCGGCAGCGAGGCGCCGGGGGGCGGCCGCTTCCTGGTCCGGGCAGGTGAGCGCGGCTGTCTCGTGAGCCCGATCGTCCCTGGAGGCCTCCGGAGTGCCGGCTTTGGGGATGTCGCCCTCAGCTCCGCTCCGGCGATTCCAGTGTGCCCGTGGACGGCAACCTCGGCGGCGTTCTCGTCTGTCTGGCGCGCCCTGGGGACGCTCATCGAGATCGCCAATGGCCTCGCGGCGGTCGCGTTCATGGTCCAGGACGCGCGCCGGAAGCGCTCGTTCGGCAAGCCATTGCTCAAGTGGCAGGCGATCCAGTTCAAGCTGACCGACGGCTATCTCAAGCTCAGCATGGTGCGCATGATGGCCCACTACTTCGCCTGGGTCCTCGACCAGCGGCTCCACGTGACGGGCTCCGGCCTCGACGTGGACTGCTACGCCGCCTTGCTCCGGACCATGTACTGCAAACTCGGGCAGGAGGTCCAGGAATACTGCGTCGAGCTCGGCTCGGGCCGCGCGTACCGGGTAGGCCACCCGGCGTGGCGTCGCTACATGGACTTCGTCACGCTTCTCCTGCTCGCCGGGGGCGATGACCCGGACCGCGAGCTGCTCTCCCGGACGCTCCTGCGACCTGCCTCGACGGCATCGGTATGA
- a CDS encoding acyl-CoA/acyl-ACP dehydrogenase translates to MNFAAERLYDDQALAEWRDRCRGFVEHEILPFIPQWEREPRLAWECYRKLAAFGYLRLSYPRRLGGLELSGIWEEVAMEELARAGKGPRAYLVRIARNYGHLLDDGRPEHQRILEDVLSGRHMLAFAETEAAGGSDAANIRTTAVAEGGGYRLTGTKAYISLVPGADLLIVTALTDPGAGGKRGMSLFLVPVDTPGVTIVPVDTPDLKAWHTLGTVVLRDVWAPPTALLGEAHRGFYHIKARVWSRRGLDHRLTPGEALAYYFREPRDAAGRKTVGGRPLLDVPRYQSMLIDNFGFAELYRLASLRVLAGTAPAGTAASASASASAMQFFTKVLERQMMMAKLEIEGGDAVARDTRVLQDMVFHAGARAAGGGVDIHFIIVGQELYGREWACHRD, encoded by the coding sequence ATGAATTTCGCCGCCGAACGCCTGTACGACGACCAGGCGCTCGCCGAGTGGCGCGATCGCTGTCGCGGGTTTGTCGAGCACGAGATCCTTCCGTTCATCCCGCAGTGGGAACGTGAGCCGCGGCTTGCCTGGGAGTGCTACCGAAAGCTCGCCGCCTTTGGCTATCTGCGACTCAGTTACCCCCGGCGCCTGGGCGGCCTGGAGCTCAGCGGCATCTGGGAGGAGGTTGCGATGGAGGAGTTGGCGCGGGCGGGGAAAGGCCCTCGCGCCTACCTCGTGCGAATCGCGCGGAACTACGGCCATTTGCTCGATGATGGCAGACCGGAGCACCAGCGGATCCTCGAGGACGTGCTGTCGGGCCGGCACATGCTGGCATTTGCGGAGACGGAAGCAGCGGGCGGCAGTGACGCCGCCAACATCCGGACGACCGCCGTGGCCGAGGGTGGAGGCTACCGCCTGACGGGCACCAAGGCGTACATCAGCCTCGTGCCTGGCGCGGACCTGCTGATAGTCACCGCGCTCACGGATCCGGGGGCTGGCGGCAAGCGCGGCATGAGCCTGTTCCTGGTGCCGGTCGACACCCCCGGCGTGACGATCGTGCCGGTGGACACGCCCGACCTCAAGGCCTGGCATACCCTTGGCACGGTCGTCCTGCGAGACGTCTGGGCCCCCCCCACCGCGTTGCTCGGCGAGGCACATCGAGGCTTCTACCACATCAAGGCCCGGGTGTGGTCCCGCCGGGGGCTCGATCACCGGTTGACGCCCGGGGAGGCCCTCGCTTACTACTTCAGGGAGCCACGCGACGCGGCGGGGCGGAAGACCGTCGGAGGGCGCCCGCTGCTGGACGTCCCCCGGTACCAGAGCATGCTCATCGACAATTTCGGCTTCGCGGAACTGTACCGGCTCGCATCGTTGCGGGTCCTGGCCGGGACGGCGCCCGCGGGAACGGCCGCGAGCGCGAGCGCGTCCGCGTCCGCGATGCAGTTCTTCACCAAGGTCCTCGAGCGCCAGATGATGATGGCGAAGCTCGAGATCGAAGGCGGTGACGCGGTCGCGCGCGACACGCGCGTCCTCCAGGACATGGTGTTCCATGCGGGGGCCCGCGCCGCCGGTGGCGGCGTCGACATTCACTTCATCATCGTCGGCCAAGAGTTGTACGGGCGGGAGTGGGCGTGCCATCGGGATTGA
- a CDS encoding SDR family oxidoreductase, whose protein sequence is MRIALNGRVALVTGASQGIGKAIASRLAEAGATVAICARRPEALSATADEIARATGQQLSAVCADCSKPDDIARLLSEVQRRHGGIDVLVNNAGAAAGGSFFTLSDEAWDAAVALKLLGTIRVCRAVLPGMQQRRAGRIINIIGTGGRQPTSHMMPSGVVNAGLINFTKALSRLVASDNIQVNGINPGLTATPRLDYMIRERAGVLGETVESMRRRMEAEVPLGRFGQADEVAQVALFLASDLASYVTGAVIDVDGGRVAGI, encoded by the coding sequence ATGAGAATTGCGCTGAACGGTCGGGTGGCGCTCGTCACCGGGGCGAGCCAGGGAATCGGGAAGGCCATTGCCTCCCGTCTCGCAGAGGCCGGCGCGACCGTGGCGATCTGCGCCCGGCGGCCCGAGGCACTGTCGGCGACGGCCGACGAGATCGCGCGCGCGACGGGGCAGCAACTCTCGGCGGTGTGCGCGGACTGCTCGAAGCCCGACGATATTGCACGCCTGCTGAGCGAGGTCCAGCGGCGTCACGGTGGCATCGACGTGCTCGTCAACAACGCGGGCGCCGCCGCGGGGGGGTCCTTCTTCACGCTCAGCGATGAGGCGTGGGACGCCGCCGTCGCCCTGAAGCTCCTGGGCACCATCCGCGTGTGCCGGGCGGTCCTTCCCGGGATGCAGCAGAGACGGGCGGGCCGCATCATCAACATCATCGGTACGGGGGGCAGGCAACCGACCTCCCACATGATGCCGTCCGGCGTCGTGAACGCCGGCCTGATCAACTTCACGAAGGCCCTGTCGCGCCTGGTGGCCTCCGACAACATCCAGGTGAACGGGATCAACCCTGGGCTGACCGCGACGCCACGGCTCGACTACATGATCCGCGAACGGGCGGGGGTGCTCGGCGAGACGGTGGAGTCGATGCGGCGGCGGATGGAAGCCGAAGTGCCTCTCGGGCGATTCGGGCAGGCGGACGAGGTCGCCCAGGTCGCCCTGTTCCTGGCATCGGATCTCGCCTCGTACGTGACGGGCGCGGTGATCGATGTGGACGGCGGCCGCGTCGCCGGGATCTAG
- a CDS encoding sulfurtransferase — protein sequence MHTISYDELADLLGRVHPWALLDVRDAAEYEAGHIPGATALPRREIEFRVRELVPAPGTSIVLCDGADGRADLAARTLGRMGYGSVRSLAGGVAAWAAAGRALAMGVNVPSKAFGERLHVEEKVPEIDPRELAARLARGDSLEILDVRTPEEHRRSCIPGALNVPNGDLVLRGYDLERAGTTVVVHCAGRTRSIVGAATLQRLGVHAACALRNGTMGWRLAGLLLEARPGRPTPRPSAASLAAAERVARRLAVEEGVPSVSVDALLALREVDSQQTLYLFDVRSAEEYAQGHIPGARSVPGGQAVQAADDYVAVKNAAIVFGCDGFARGAMAAYWFRRMGFDGARVLDGGVHAWRQRGLPLETGLPSSVPAEVERARGTVSVVAPADLAGRLAAPQPPLVLDVGTSLQYESRHVPGARWISRGWLELKVGACAGDRRSPLVTTCRTGEHSILAAAALSELGCTDVAALGGGLRAWSAAGLPVEIGMTAPLVERTDIALLGVIKGDREAMRRYLDWELTLAEGGPA from the coding sequence ATGCACACCATCTCGTACGACGAACTGGCGGATCTGCTCGGGCGGGTCCACCCGTGGGCCCTGCTGGACGTCCGCGATGCGGCGGAATACGAGGCGGGGCACATTCCGGGCGCGACGGCGCTCCCACGCCGGGAGATCGAGTTCAGGGTCCGGGAACTCGTCCCGGCGCCCGGCACCTCGATCGTGCTCTGCGACGGAGCCGATGGCCGCGCAGATCTGGCCGCCCGGACACTCGGACGCATGGGCTACGGGAGTGTCCGGAGCCTCGCCGGGGGGGTCGCCGCGTGGGCCGCCGCCGGGCGCGCGCTCGCCATGGGCGTGAACGTCCCGAGCAAGGCCTTCGGCGAGCGGCTCCACGTCGAGGAGAAGGTGCCGGAGATCGATCCGCGGGAGCTGGCGGCGCGACTCGCCCGGGGGGACTCCCTCGAGATTCTCGATGTTCGCACCCCCGAGGAGCACCGGCGCTCGTGTATTCCAGGCGCCCTCAACGTCCCGAATGGCGACTTGGTGCTCCGGGGATATGATCTCGAACGGGCTGGCACGACCGTCGTGGTGCACTGCGCCGGGCGAACCCGGAGCATCGTCGGCGCCGCCACGCTCCAGCGACTCGGGGTCCACGCGGCCTGCGCGCTGCGCAACGGCACGATGGGCTGGCGGCTGGCCGGGCTGCTCCTCGAGGCGCGTCCGGGACGACCGACACCGCGGCCGTCAGCGGCGAGCCTGGCCGCGGCGGAGCGGGTCGCCCGGAGGCTCGCGGTCGAGGAGGGTGTCCCGAGCGTGTCGGTCGACGCCCTCTTGGCCCTGCGCGAGGTGGACAGCCAGCAGACGCTCTACCTCTTCGACGTGCGCTCCGCCGAGGAATACGCGCAGGGCCATATCCCCGGCGCCCGGTCGGTTCCGGGCGGGCAGGCGGTCCAGGCTGCTGACGACTACGTCGCCGTGAAGAACGCCGCGATCGTGTTCGGCTGCGACGGCTTTGCCCGCGGTGCGATGGCGGCCTACTGGTTCCGTCGGATGGGGTTCGATGGGGCGCGTGTGCTGGACGGAGGGGTTCACGCGTGGCGTCAGCGAGGACTGCCCCTGGAGACAGGACTGCCGTCCAGCGTCCCGGCCGAGGTGGAGCGCGCGCGCGGCACGGTGAGTGTCGTGGCGCCCGCTGATCTGGCCGGCCGGCTTGCCGCGCCGCAGCCGCCGCTCGTCCTGGACGTTGGCACGAGCCTCCAGTACGAGTCGCGGCACGTGCCCGGCGCTCGATGGATCTCGCGTGGGTGGCTCGAGCTCAAGGTCGGAGCCTGCGCCGGCGATCGGAGGTCGCCTCTGGTCACCACCTGCCGGACCGGCGAGCACTCGATCCTGGCTGCCGCCGCGCTCTCCGAGCTCGGATGCACGGATGTGGCCGCCCTGGGGGGCGGCCTCCGTGCCTGGAGTGCCGCGGGCCTGCCGGTCGAGATCGGCATGACTGCCCCGCTGGTGGAGCGCACGGACATCGCCCTGCTCGGTGTGATCAAGGGAGACAGGGAGGCGATGCGCCGGTACCTCGATTGGGAGCTCACGCTGGCCGAGGGAGGACCTGCATGA
- a CDS encoding ABC transporter substrate-binding protein has translation MNRPDMIVAVILLNVALAAGTAERGIAAAAGELVVAQDQFVQRFDPLEMVALSEYPHLGLLFDGLFNLGPNGQQPALATDVRVAANGLSMDFILRKGVRFHNGDPFTGEDVQFTYEQILSPKSTHSYRKGFQETLAKVQVVDPYHVRFHLKKPWPTFFTAARNGIQPIVPKRYYERVGPAAFKKQPVGTGPFRLEEMKTGEWTRFTATPDYWGARGDVRTITLRLVSEPLTRFAMLTRGEADMITGLTGQLLKEVRGNPSLKVILAPHAGTSYLTFNRRTNPEFNDRRVRLSVAHAVDRPGIVDAILNGVCEVASEHFTPATFGHAGGTKPVPYDPDRSRALLKEAGFTPGQPADFVIHTQSFAALPSTPQVLEAIAGNLEAVGFRLRRQTFESGALLSAWRSHAVAGISYGVTSIPDDGGLMMDAWFTSTGVFSNEIKVPAYDGLFNRQLNEASSDKRRALLQEWSRMEAERLEAVSLFWCGSPFGIGPRVKEWRPGLGSG, from the coding sequence ATGAACCGTCCAGACATGATCGTTGCGGTGATTCTCCTGAACGTGGCACTTGCGGCGGGGACAGCCGAGCGGGGCATCGCGGCCGCTGCCGGCGAGCTCGTCGTGGCGCAGGACCAGTTCGTCCAGCGCTTCGATCCGCTCGAGATGGTCGCGCTCTCCGAGTATCCGCACCTGGGCTTGCTCTTCGACGGCTTGTTCAACCTGGGTCCGAACGGCCAGCAGCCTGCCCTGGCCACGGACGTGCGGGTCGCTGCGAACGGCCTGTCGATGGACTTCATCCTCCGAAAGGGGGTGCGCTTTCACAACGGTGACCCCTTCACGGGGGAGGACGTGCAGTTCACGTATGAGCAGATCCTGTCGCCGAAGAGCACCCATTCGTACCGGAAAGGATTCCAGGAGACACTCGCGAAAGTCCAGGTGGTCGATCCGTACCACGTACGGTTCCACCTGAAGAAGCCGTGGCCGACGTTCTTCACTGCCGCGCGGAATGGGATTCAGCCGATCGTCCCGAAGCGCTACTACGAGCGCGTGGGGCCCGCCGCGTTCAAGAAGCAGCCGGTCGGGACCGGACCGTTCCGGCTGGAGGAGATGAAGACGGGGGAGTGGACTCGGTTCACCGCGACCCCGGACTACTGGGGCGCGCGCGGGGACGTCCGGACGATCACGCTCCGGCTCGTCAGTGAGCCGCTCACGCGCTTCGCGATGCTGACGCGGGGGGAAGCCGACATGATCACGGGGCTCACGGGTCAGCTGCTGAAGGAGGTGCGGGGCAACCCCTCGCTCAAGGTGATCCTCGCCCCGCATGCCGGGACGTCCTACCTGACCTTCAACCGGCGGACGAATCCCGAGTTCAACGACCGCCGCGTCCGCCTGTCCGTCGCCCATGCCGTCGACCGCCCGGGCATCGTGGACGCCATCCTGAACGGGGTGTGCGAGGTGGCGTCGGAGCACTTCACGCCGGCCACCTTTGGCCATGCGGGGGGGACCAAGCCGGTCCCGTATGATCCGGATCGATCTCGGGCGCTGCTGAAGGAGGCCGGGTTCACTCCAGGGCAGCCCGCCGACTTCGTGATCCACACGCAATCCTTCGCTGCCCTCCCCAGCACGCCCCAGGTCCTGGAGGCGATCGCGGGCAATCTCGAGGCTGTGGGCTTCCGGCTTCGACGTCAGACCTTCGAGAGCGGCGCGTTGCTCTCGGCCTGGAGGAGTCACGCCGTGGCGGGGATCAGCTACGGGGTCACGTCCATTCCAGACGATGGCGGCCTGATGATGGACGCCTGGTTCACGTCGACGGGCGTGTTCTCCAACGAGATCAAGGTGCCGGCCTATGACGGGCTGTTCAACCGCCAGCTCAACGAGGCGAGCAGCGACAAGCGCCGCGCCCTGCTCCAGGAGTGGTCGCGGATGGAGGCCGAGCGGCTTGAGGCGGTCTCGCTGTTCTGGTGCGGGTCACCATTCGGTATCGGTCCGCGCGTGAAGGAATGGCGGCCGGGGCTCGGGAGCGGGTAG
- a CDS encoding ABC transporter permease, translated as MQRYLFQRVAQTILTLVGISIIVFGLARLTGDPVKIMAPPEATAEDIERLREHLGLTAPLPVQYWRFVGLAIRGDFGESIRWQRPALGIILERFPATVLLSASSMLLGLALALPIGVLSAVRRGTAVDAVGKVVALIGQSMPTFWLGILLILGLALYLPLFPTSGFGTAAHLVLPSITLGGFVAASIMRVTRSAMLDVLDSDYIRTARSKGLSDRVVIWKHALSNAAIPVLTITALQTATVLRGAVVTETVFAWPGVGKIAVDAVYARDFPLVQAAVLFMGAVFTGVNLLADLLYARLDPRIGYGRR; from the coding sequence GTGCAGCGCTACCTGTTCCAACGGGTGGCCCAGACGATCCTGACGCTCGTTGGCATCAGCATCATCGTGTTCGGCCTCGCGCGCCTGACGGGGGACCCCGTCAAGATCATGGCGCCGCCCGAGGCGACGGCGGAGGACATCGAGCGTCTGCGTGAACACCTGGGGTTGACGGCGCCGCTCCCGGTCCAGTACTGGCGGTTCGTCGGCCTGGCCATCCGGGGCGATTTCGGGGAGTCGATCCGATGGCAGCGGCCGGCGCTGGGGATCATTCTCGAACGGTTTCCGGCGACGGTGCTGCTCTCGGCGTCGTCGATGCTGCTCGGCCTGGCCCTCGCGCTGCCGATCGGCGTCCTCTCCGCGGTCCGGCGGGGGACCGCCGTCGACGCTGTCGGGAAGGTGGTCGCCCTCATCGGCCAGAGCATGCCGACGTTCTGGCTGGGGATCCTGTTGATCCTCGGTCTGGCGCTGTACCTGCCGTTGTTCCCGACCTCCGGGTTCGGCACCGCCGCCCACCTGGTGCTGCCGTCGATCACCCTGGGAGGCTTCGTCGCGGCCTCCATCATGCGGGTGACCCGCTCGGCGATGCTTGACGTCCTGGACAGCGACTACATCCGGACGGCACGGAGCAAGGGGCTGTCCGATCGCGTCGTGATCTGGAAGCACGCCCTCAGCAACGCGGCGATTCCAGTGCTGACCATCACGGCCCTCCAGACGGCGACGGTCCTTCGGGGTGCGGTGGTGACGGAGACCGTGTTTGCGTGGCCGGGTGTCGGGAAGATCGCGGTGGACGCTGTCTACGCGCGCGATTTCCCCCTCGTCCAGGCCGCAGTGCTGTTCATGGGGGCCGTGTTCACGGGCGTCAATCTGCTGGCTGATCTGCTCTACGCACGGCTGGATCCCCGGATAGGCTACGGCCGGCGCTGA
- a CDS encoding ABC transporter permease, giving the protein MQPGTPPRAGWHFRRWRRRGLPVWAVAVLVGVFVCAAFAEWVSPAAPARQDLRATLALPSTAHPLGTDPLGRDVLARVIFGSRISMLVGLASVGVAGCLGVALGLLSVVLPGWAGDAIMRLADMTLSLPAVLIALAVAATVGPSLLNVILIIGLLYWANFARMVRGEALSVLQRDFLAAARAIGCSPPRLLLRHVLPNVVNTMIVIASLQLAAAIILESTLSFLGVGVPPPTPTWGTMVAEGRPYLASAWWIVTFPGLAIMLTVLAINVLGDWIRDRLDPRLRRL; this is encoded by the coding sequence ATGCAGCCGGGGACACCGCCGCGGGCTGGATGGCACTTTCGTCGCTGGCGGAGGCGGGGCTTGCCGGTCTGGGCCGTGGCGGTGCTCGTCGGGGTGTTCGTGTGCGCCGCATTCGCCGAGTGGGTCTCCCCGGCCGCCCCGGCCCGGCAAGACCTGAGGGCGACCCTGGCCCTGCCATCCACGGCCCACCCCCTGGGGACGGATCCGCTCGGGAGGGACGTTCTGGCCCGGGTGATCTTCGGCAGCCGGATCTCGATGCTGGTCGGGCTGGCCTCGGTGGGGGTGGCAGGGTGTCTGGGAGTCGCTCTCGGGCTTCTCTCGGTCGTCCTCCCGGGGTGGGCGGGCGACGCGATCATGCGGCTGGCGGACATGACACTCTCGCTGCCGGCGGTTCTCATCGCACTGGCCGTGGCCGCGACGGTCGGCCCGAGCCTCCTCAACGTCATCTTGATCATCGGGCTCCTCTACTGGGCCAATTTCGCCCGGATGGTTCGGGGTGAGGCGCTGTCGGTCCTGCAGCGCGACTTTCTCGCGGCCGCCCGTGCCATCGGATGCTCGCCCCCGCGCTTGCTCCTGCGCCACGTCCTCCCGAACGTCGTCAACACGATGATCGTGATCGCCAGCCTGCAGCTGGCGGCGGCGATCATCCTGGAATCGACGCTCTCGTTCCTGGGCGTCGGGGTGCCACCCCCCACGCCGACCTGGGGAACGATGGTGGCAGAGGGGCGACCCTATCTCGCGAGCGCCTGGTGGATCGTGACGTTTCCCGGGCTCGCGATCATGTTGACGGTGCTGGCGATCAACGTGCTCGGGGATTGGATCCGCGACCGTCTCGATCCCCGGCTCCGTCGTCTGTGA
- a CDS encoding AMP-binding protein, protein MTGWSIHPDAAPRTLGALLERTVARHPDREAIVSGGTRWTYREHRDLVRRVAWGLHRLGVRRGSHVAIWMPNRPEWVSVEMAAVTLGAVPVPVNTRYTLEEAEYVLRQSDAETLVTVDRFLGIDFAKMVVELCPELGGAAGGVPGSARLPRLRRVICLGRDRRPGMIPYEELTGDEPPPGALAALEAAVRSDDVALIIYTSGTTAFPKGVMLTHGQITRNMYEARVVEEDLTAEDRLLVVAPFVHVVGGMNSVVGMLHVGGCLVILDRFEPEAVLATIQAERITRFYGATPMFVDILGSPALGRYDTSSLRRLSVFPGPFQSQFLGEMLSALKADGVSVGYGLTESTNGVSFVCSWRDGLERVATTVGRPRAAYELRIVDPETGTPVPTGTPGEIRIRGFVVTKGYYGKPEETARTIDVEGWLHSGDLGCFDADGYLHFLGRLKDMIKTAGFNVSCQEVERVIAQHPAVHQGALVGIPDRRNTEVGAAFVQLRQGEQCSEAELREFCRARLAAFKVPRHVRFVAEFPLSASGKIQKFVLRDQLLDELGRGA, encoded by the coding sequence ATGACGGGCTGGAGCATTCATCCCGATGCCGCTCCACGGACGCTGGGTGCGCTCCTGGAGCGGACCGTGGCCCGTCACCCCGACCGCGAGGCGATCGTGAGCGGAGGCACCCGATGGACGTACCGGGAGCACCGCGACCTCGTGCGTCGGGTCGCGTGGGGATTGCACAGGCTCGGGGTGCGGCGCGGCAGCCATGTGGCGATCTGGATGCCCAACCGGCCCGAGTGGGTCAGCGTGGAGATGGCGGCGGTGACGCTCGGGGCGGTGCCGGTGCCGGTCAACACCCGGTACACGCTCGAGGAGGCGGAGTACGTCCTCCGGCAGTCAGATGCCGAGACGCTGGTGACCGTCGACCGTTTTCTCGGGATCGACTTCGCGAAGATGGTGGTGGAGCTCTGTCCGGAGCTCGGCGGCGCTGCCGGAGGCGTTCCTGGCTCGGCGCGGCTGCCGCGCCTGCGGCGCGTCATCTGTCTCGGGCGGGACCGCCGTCCCGGGATGATCCCCTACGAGGAGCTCACCGGCGACGAGCCGCCGCCGGGGGCGCTCGCCGCGCTCGAGGCCGCGGTCAGGAGCGACGACGTCGCCCTGATCATCTACACGTCCGGCACCACTGCCTTCCCGAAGGGCGTGATGCTCACACACGGGCAGATCACGCGGAACATGTACGAGGCCCGCGTGGTCGAGGAGGATCTGACGGCCGAGGACCGGCTCCTGGTCGTCGCCCCGTTCGTCCACGTCGTCGGAGGGATGAACAGCGTCGTCGGGATGCTCCATGTCGGTGGATGCCTGGTGATCCTGGATCGCTTCGAGCCCGAAGCAGTCCTGGCGACGATCCAGGCCGAGCGCATCACCCGCTTCTACGGGGCGACGCCCATGTTCGTTGACATCCTCGGCAGCCCGGCTCTGGGCCGGTACGACACCTCCTCGCTCCGCCGGCTGAGCGTGTTCCCAGGGCCGTTCCAGTCTCAGTTCCTCGGGGAGATGCTGTCGGCGTTGAAGGCCGACGGAGTGAGCGTCGGGTACGGCCTGACGGAGTCGACGAACGGGGTGAGCTTCGTGTGCTCCTGGCGCGACGGGCTCGAGCGCGTGGCGACGACCGTCGGCCGCCCACGGGCGGCCTACGAGCTGCGCATCGTGGATCCCGAGACAGGGACGCCGGTGCCGACCGGCACCCCGGGGGAGATCCGCATCCGCGGCTTCGTGGTGACGAAGGGCTATTACGGCAAGCCGGAGGAGACGGCCCGGACGATCGATGTCGAGGGCTGGCTCCACTCGGGGGATCTTGGCTGCTTCGACGCGGACGGCTATCTTCACTTCCTCGGTCGCCTGAAGGACATGATCAAGACCGCAGGCTTCAACGTGTCGTGCCAGGAGGTGGAGAGGGTGATCGCCCAGCACCCCGCCGTCCACCAGGGGGCCCTCGTCGGGATTCCCGACCGCCGGAACACGGAGGTGGGTGCCGCGTTCGTCCAGCTGCGGCAAGGTGAGCAGTGCTCGGAGGCGGAGCTCCGCGAGTTCTGTCGAGCGCGGCTGGCTGCCTTCAAGGTTCCACGCCACGTGCGGTTCGTCGCGGAGTTCCCGCTGAGCGCCAGCGGGAAGATCCAGAAGTTCGTGCTCAGGGACCAGTTGCTGGACGAGCTGGGGCGCGGGGCCTGA